The Gordonibacter urolithinfaciens genome contains a region encoding:
- the rlmD gene encoding 23S rRNA (uracil(1939)-C(5))-methyltransferase RlmD, translating to MEETLRIERMGNGAEAVGRLASGKAVFVAGGAPGDAVRVEVVEEKASFARARIVAVEEPSLQRVEPRCPQGGACGGCPWQHLSYEAQLEAKRANVVGALVHTTGFDAARAEDLVRPCLPSKRQWGYRNKLELGAARAENGEFLLGFHREGTHEIATPAVCPLAHDAVAKAPKALRGALRFAQGSADLGIFRVGVRHSLRTRETEIALWTKPGAFPRAHVAKTLKSALKATSIVRVLADPGRARKIKGVETLDGKGCWGEELAGARFLTSAPSFFQVNTAQAEKLAAEVVEGLGGRMGEEGPEGLDGLLVADLYAGGGTFSVPLAQAGADVIAIEAAGSSVRDLRRNAEMNGVDIEVVGGDAARELPELGGLDALVVDPPRAGLADGVAESIAEAAPARVAYVSCNPATWARDVARFEQNGYRLVRAQPVDLFPQTHHVEVASLFENVNRRRL from the coding sequence ATGGAAGAGACGCTGCGCATCGAGCGCATGGGGAACGGGGCCGAGGCCGTGGGGCGCTTGGCGAGCGGCAAGGCGGTGTTCGTGGCGGGCGGCGCGCCCGGCGACGCCGTGCGCGTGGAGGTGGTGGAGGAGAAGGCCTCGTTCGCGCGGGCGCGCATCGTGGCGGTCGAGGAGCCCTCCCTCCAGCGTGTGGAGCCGCGCTGCCCGCAGGGGGGCGCCTGCGGCGGCTGCCCGTGGCAGCACCTGTCCTACGAGGCCCAGCTGGAGGCGAAGCGCGCCAACGTCGTAGGCGCGCTCGTGCACACGACGGGCTTCGACGCCGCGCGCGCCGAGGACCTCGTGCGCCCCTGCCTGCCGAGCAAGCGGCAGTGGGGCTACCGCAACAAGCTGGAGCTGGGCGCCGCGCGCGCGGAGAACGGCGAGTTCCTGCTGGGCTTCCATCGCGAGGGCACGCACGAGATAGCCACGCCGGCCGTCTGCCCGCTCGCCCATGATGCCGTCGCCAAGGCGCCCAAGGCCCTGCGCGGCGCGTTGCGGTTCGCTCAGGGCTCGGCCGACCTGGGGATCTTCCGGGTGGGCGTGCGGCACAGCCTGCGCACGCGCGAGACCGAGATCGCGCTGTGGACCAAGCCCGGCGCGTTCCCCCGCGCGCATGTGGCGAAGACGCTCAAGAGCGCGCTCAAGGCCACGAGCATCGTGCGCGTGCTGGCCGACCCCGGGCGCGCGCGCAAGATAAAGGGAGTGGAGACCCTCGACGGCAAGGGCTGCTGGGGCGAGGAGCTGGCCGGTGCGCGCTTCCTGACCAGCGCGCCGTCGTTCTTCCAGGTGAACACCGCCCAGGCAGAGAAGCTGGCCGCCGAGGTCGTGGAGGGCCTGGGCGGCCGGATGGGCGAGGAGGGCCCCGAGGGCCTGGACGGGCTGCTCGTGGCCGACCTGTACGCCGGCGGCGGCACGTTCTCCGTGCCGCTCGCGCAGGCCGGGGCCGACGTCATCGCCATCGAGGCCGCCGGGTCGTCGGTGCGCGACCTGCGCCGCAACGCCGAGATGAACGGCGTGGACATCGAGGTGGTGGGCGGCGACGCCGCCCGCGAGCTGCCCGAGCTGGGCGGGCTGGACGCGCTCGTGGTGGACCCCCCGCGCGCCGGCCTCGCCGACGGCGTGGCGGAGAGCATCGCCGAGGCGGCCCCCGCGCGCGTGGCCTACGTGAGCTGCAACCCCGCCACCTGGGCGCGCGATGTGGCCCGCTTCGAGCAAAACGGATACCGCCTGGTGCGCGCGCAACCCGTCGACCTGTTCCCCCAGACGCACCACGTGGAGGTGGCGAGCCTGTTCGAGAACGTCAACCGTAGACGATTGTGA
- a CDS encoding ATP-binding protein, with protein sequence MGVHFDSHGRRRVAAAIVAVAVAVALVLAYTIVSTRKATDEVIANVSEVYLGELSKQLVFHFDTGVENKFSQLETVASGLELAAPDSREQMAGYLRTQAGNDDYAFLAVRTSSGELVSADGDVCACDDDGELPAYRDAQGRRVVLYDDMIVLVDDVEPFRCGDDTIVAAVCGFASLGVGDRLNLTLFDGFSRSIMIDRNGDCVVSDRNSGLNPGESLFSLIDERGSFVGGSAEEERIRSVLARGDTVNVPIVFDGRSEYLYFYPLGHAEWYLCTVMPYSVIEGDIGDLSGTIAANAAIVGVAVLLFVLLVFLIYYRMARRNTRLLAEEKDRAERAFAEAQQASLAKTEFLSRMSHEIRTPMNGIMGMTAIALESIGDDGKVRTCLEKVTLSSEHLLSLINDILDMSKIESGKVEIKKEPFDLSTFIGSLAAVFRAQASERDVAFAAVVEGDVPGHVVGDPLRLNQVIYNLMGNAFKFTPEGGSVTLRIERLADAGDGCIWLRFAVDDTGCGIEPEHLDKIFASFEQGGSSVARKHGGTGLGLAITKRFVELMGGRIRVASVVGHGSSFAVDVPLGRATGEPSIVEEPDAEEGAVPVGIQPEAHDFAGTHILVAEDNALNQEIAVELMTMAGASVETASTGREAVEAFAASDVGHFDLVLMDVQMPELDGYGAARAIRAMDRPDASTVVILAMTANAFTEDEERSAESGMDGHLSKPLDIRRVYATIDGFLEKRRNGR encoded by the coding sequence ATGGGCGTGCATTTCGATTCGCACGGGCGCAGGCGCGTGGCGGCGGCTATCGTGGCGGTGGCCGTGGCCGTGGCGCTGGTGCTGGCCTACACCATCGTCTCCACGCGCAAGGCCACCGACGAGGTCATCGCGAACGTGAGCGAAGTGTACCTCGGCGAGCTTAGCAAGCAGCTGGTCTTCCACTTCGATACGGGCGTGGAGAACAAGTTCAGCCAGCTGGAGACGGTGGCGAGCGGTCTAGAGCTGGCTGCTCCCGACAGCCGGGAGCAGATGGCGGGCTACCTGCGGACGCAGGCGGGCAACGACGACTACGCGTTTCTCGCCGTGCGGACCTCCTCCGGCGAGCTCGTCTCCGCCGACGGCGACGTGTGCGCCTGCGACGACGACGGTGAGCTGCCCGCGTACCGCGATGCGCAGGGGCGCCGGGTCGTGTTGTACGATGACATGATAGTGCTGGTGGACGACGTCGAGCCGTTTCGCTGCGGCGACGACACGATCGTGGCCGCCGTCTGCGGCTTCGCCTCCCTGGGCGTGGGCGACCGCCTCAACCTCACGCTGTTCGACGGCTTCTCGCGCTCCATCATGATCGACCGCAACGGCGATTGCGTGGTGAGCGACCGGAACAGCGGCCTGAATCCAGGCGAGAGCCTGTTCTCGCTGATCGACGAGCGGGGCTCCTTTGTCGGAGGCAGCGCCGAGGAGGAAAGGATCCGCTCGGTTCTCGCGCGTGGCGACACCGTCAACGTGCCCATCGTGTTCGATGGACGCAGCGAGTACCTGTACTTCTACCCGCTCGGGCATGCGGAATGGTACCTGTGCACCGTCATGCCCTACAGCGTCATCGAGGGAGATATCGGCGACCTTAGCGGCACCATCGCCGCAAACGCCGCCATCGTGGGCGTGGCCGTGCTGTTGTTCGTGCTGCTGGTGTTCCTTATCTACTACCGGATGGCCAGGCGCAACACGCGCCTGCTGGCCGAGGAGAAGGACCGCGCCGAGCGCGCGTTCGCCGAGGCCCAGCAGGCGAGCCTGGCCAAGACCGAGTTCCTGTCGCGCATGTCGCACGAGATACGCACGCCCATGAACGGCATCATGGGCATGACGGCCATCGCGCTTGAGAGCATCGGCGACGACGGCAAAGTGCGCACGTGCCTGGAGAAGGTTACGCTGTCCTCCGAGCACCTGCTGTCGCTCATCAACGACATCCTCGACATGAGCAAGATCGAGAGCGGCAAGGTGGAGATAAAGAAAGAGCCGTTCGACCTGTCCACGTTCATCGGGTCGCTGGCGGCCGTGTTCCGCGCGCAGGCCTCCGAGCGCGACGTCGCCTTCGCCGCCGTGGTGGAGGGCGACGTGCCCGGCCATGTGGTGGGCGATCCGCTGCGGCTCAACCAGGTGATCTACAACCTCATGGGCAACGCGTTCAAGTTCACTCCCGAAGGCGGGAGCGTCACGCTGCGCATCGAGCGTCTCGCGGATGCGGGGGACGGCTGCATCTGGCTGCGGTTCGCGGTGGACGACACGGGCTGCGGCATCGAGCCCGAGCACCTGGACAAGATATTCGCCTCGTTCGAGCAGGGCGGCTCCTCCGTGGCGCGCAAGCACGGGGGCACAGGGCTGGGGCTGGCCATCACGAAGCGCTTCGTGGAGCTCATGGGCGGGCGCATCCGCGTGGCCAGCGTCGTGGGCCACGGCTCGTCGTTCGCGGTGGACGTGCCCCTCGGCCGCGCCACCGGCGAGCCCTCCATTGTCGAGGAGCCGGACGCCGAGGAGGGGGCCGTGCCCGTCGGCATCCAGCCGGAAGCGCACGACTTCGCGGGCACGCACATCCTCGTGGCCGAGGACAACGCGCTGAACCAGGAGATTGCCGTGGAGCTCATGACCATGGCGGGCGCAAGCGTCGAGACGGCCTCCACGGGCCGTGAGGCGGTGGAGGCGTTCGCGGCCTCCGACGTGGGCCATTTCGACCTCGTGCTCATGGACGTGCAGATGCCCGAGCTGGACGGATACGGGGCGGCGCGCGCCATCCGGGCCATGGATCGCCCCGACGCCTCCACGGTGGTCATCCTGGCCATGACGGCCAACGCCTTCACCGAGGACGAGGAGCGCAGCGCGGAGAGCGGGATGGACGGACACTTGAGCAAGCCCCTTGATATTCGCCGCGTTTATGCCACAATAGACGGGTTTTTGGAGAAGCGCCGCAACGGGCGCTGA
- a CDS encoding GtrA family protein produces the protein MKKLIAQIMKFGVVGVIAFAIDYGLLALLTEAFGVNYLVSATVSFTVSVVFNYVASMRYVFRHKEGMSRRREFVIFVVLSVIGLLINNLCMWAGVELLGVHYLIVKIFATFVVMVWNFVTRKKFLDAGDEPGEILSDIE, from the coding sequence GTGAAGAAGCTCATTGCCCAGATCATGAAGTTCGGCGTGGTGGGCGTTATCGCCTTCGCGATCGACTACGGCCTCCTTGCGCTCCTGACCGAGGCGTTCGGCGTGAACTACCTGGTGAGCGCCACCGTCTCGTTCACCGTGTCCGTGGTGTTCAACTACGTGGCGTCCATGCGCTACGTGTTCAGGCACAAGGAGGGCATGAGCCGCCGCCGCGAGTTCGTCATCTTCGTGGTGCTGTCGGTGATCGGCCTTCTTATCAACAACCTCTGCATGTGGGCGGGCGTGGAGCTTCTGGGCGTCCACTACCTGATCGTGAAGATATTCGCCACCTTCGTGGTCATGGTGTGGAACTTCGTCACGCGCAAGAAGTTCCTCGACGCCGGCGACGAGCCGGGCGAGATCCTCTCGGACATCGAGTAG